Proteins from one Nitrobacteraceae bacterium AZCC 2146 genomic window:
- a CDS encoding S-DNA-T family DNA segregation ATPase FtsK/SpoIIIE (product_source=KO:K03466; cath_funfam=3.40.50.300; ko=KO:K03466; pfam=PF01580; smart=SM00382; superfamily=52540), which translates to MNGLEILGAVGAASLRERLKALVDSEGIARFMLDQLTGQQVAAIVKAVLADKDTAAKIAIRVPRNLVAGFDVPAEVTTDERTVALRHAEWDLPALLLANTDDDQGASLQDVTLLGAKQLTEEPKLWVQAASAGIGLPEEHKSIWEAALRGLAASDDWTLHQVSNYVELTRIAVADESKPILEALGWALPALHLPRHSGYFLAGQQKGLTSTSRWKKNFDKLISDRRPLLVKQRPPRQIIESEELRSQFANVREDIPVHAHPAIEAFVRSPPSWGDESAALAEFEWEVDNILLVFSGLRQRKVHLFQETSEFFEFEMPDRLSDVEKLYLSEATSRKEPRDDDRDFFEAHRDDIGKDRSLRAKWERFVFGRPIECTDFLEGLLRALERLYGQAGALQANRSLEIRTGKRTKNQWLELNGDVATSFAVRYRGLPALMGDKVKWDTSHLFEYQALLEAASKRKGYKRNVSTSRTSLQIRLDITLKIGADRTTVQLIWMGRPDAIGLELRDDLERLARRPLVRSTVSRQPVSRKGGLQSISLSDVSTLQPAFRQDSGSLIPRLDGGDDVSKSFPKNLKAALAAGRLTAAGLAAIETAWKAFSEAYSAAIKGLRTDGLASGYLLEQSESYGDLLRTLAQHAAGDLNRRELWEPVLALGCVPVTGGAPSAIVAPWHPLRLAAMSVKARCVAGLTAHLLNADDVIFGDPRLFFADLRDELAHAYYPEIAIAHQGAEPVLVTETGTLNDYSLLERPIRDPSESSTDVDPAEAARQIRALLERYLDLQPHERSNLSIMLYNCDAAGLPIATVNALGSVHDEDEMHCNVLVRHRDRKKLSKVYGELLERPEGDPDTLVVSETSRNFMSKLRIGVMLDGGGAAAEKHSVDVAFLHDVVSRQAKQEWFSIPAPATLPDILDHVPARWSYRRVTAEDELKATSYLVCPRQPAAGWAYLDAVAAVVRQRSGPANEHMVPAREISFQEQNLKAMFDEVHGLAEWVATYDDLLDKRQLMAQGISVIRYRRQRTHGRNMIVSSTSELRLLHVLVKRRLNELSLGCSEDQLSVLAQRMIDDACGISGDIVLRAARRGVSAGELIGLVLSRALVAEEFGTQASVAWFLLDDYAEWLGQREQGIADILALSVGTGADGRPTLRAVVTEAKYVSAETSADARRSSKQQLRQTVQRIEDALFGDPGRLDRDLWLSRISDLLLDGTTALGQSLALEAVRDGMRKGAIPIDLRGYSHVFVHGPTDSTVAGEQELIPDVPNGIQEIFGREDLRKLVNAYEARSPLSVARQALGADQPWTNEKFREPAPRVSWTNKTIASTASTPDPDVKPQPPTGPAPDSRSVGAPSIGGQPGGTKPAGAIAPASSIATPPSPDEAVLEDKVVSQGPMDILSLIESHTREQSSTTLADQAWLDATAQKLRTALLGYGLQAKIAGTRLTPNAALIRFFGSDRLRMEDIQNRESALLTTHGLRLVAVSPLPGEIVVAVARQQRQIVSLWEVWGRRELNRNAAGQNTSFVLGLRELDGEILYLNLGTAFGGAQSHDPHTLVAGATGSGKSVLIQAIILDIAATNPSSLAQIILIDPKMGVDYAAIERLPHIIGGIVIDQGRAQTELESLIDEMERRYELFRASGARDLRSFNAAKHAPERLPLLFLVHDEFAEWMLTETYKDAVATTVQRLGVKARAAGIHLIFAAQRPDANVMPMQLRDNLGNRLILKVASVGTSEIALGIKGAESLLGLGHLAARLTGEAGVVFAQAPFLSDADIERAVDAIIYGDRPIAGLAAE; encoded by the coding sequence GTGAACGGACTGGAAATACTGGGGGCGGTAGGCGCCGCGTCGCTCCGCGAACGGCTGAAGGCGCTCGTCGATTCCGAGGGCATCGCGCGGTTCATGCTGGATCAGCTCACGGGACAGCAGGTCGCTGCGATCGTGAAGGCGGTGCTCGCCGACAAGGACACCGCCGCTAAGATAGCCATCCGGGTCCCGCGCAATCTGGTGGCGGGCTTCGACGTTCCGGCCGAGGTGACGACGGACGAACGGACGGTGGCGTTGCGGCATGCAGAGTGGGATCTGCCCGCGCTGCTGCTCGCCAATACCGACGACGACCAGGGGGCCTCACTGCAGGACGTTACGCTGCTGGGCGCCAAACAGTTGACGGAAGAGCCGAAGCTGTGGGTCCAGGCCGCCAGCGCGGGGATCGGCCTGCCCGAAGAGCACAAGTCGATCTGGGAAGCCGCCTTGCGCGGGTTGGCGGCCTCCGACGATTGGACCTTGCACCAGGTGTCCAACTACGTCGAACTTACCCGCATTGCCGTAGCGGACGAATCGAAGCCGATCCTCGAAGCGCTGGGATGGGCTCTGCCGGCGCTGCATCTGCCCCGGCACTCCGGATACTTCCTAGCGGGCCAGCAGAAGGGCCTGACCTCCACCTCGCGGTGGAAGAAGAATTTCGACAAGCTGATCTCCGACCGTCGTCCGCTTCTCGTCAAGCAGCGTCCGCCCCGCCAGATCATCGAATCCGAGGAACTGCGGTCGCAATTCGCCAATGTCCGCGAGGACATTCCGGTCCACGCCCATCCGGCGATCGAAGCGTTCGTCAGATCACCGCCGAGCTGGGGTGATGAATCCGCCGCGCTGGCGGAATTTGAATGGGAAGTCGACAACATTCTGCTCGTCTTCTCCGGCTTGAGGCAACGAAAGGTCCATCTTTTCCAGGAGACAAGCGAGTTCTTTGAATTCGAGATGCCCGACCGCCTGAGCGACGTCGAGAAGCTCTATCTGAGCGAGGCGACATCGAGGAAAGAACCCCGCGACGACGACCGCGACTTCTTCGAGGCGCACCGCGATGACATCGGAAAGGACCGCTCGCTCCGCGCAAAGTGGGAGCGCTTCGTCTTCGGCCGGCCGATCGAATGCACGGATTTCCTGGAGGGCCTGTTGCGCGCCCTTGAACGTCTCTACGGGCAAGCCGGTGCGCTTCAGGCCAACCGGTCCCTCGAGATACGGACCGGCAAGCGCACCAAGAACCAGTGGCTCGAACTGAACGGCGACGTGGCGACGTCCTTCGCGGTCCGCTACCGCGGGCTCCCGGCCCTGATGGGCGACAAGGTGAAGTGGGATACTTCGCACCTCTTCGAGTACCAGGCCCTTCTCGAAGCCGCATCGAAACGGAAGGGCTACAAGCGGAACGTCTCGACGTCCCGCACCAGCCTGCAGATACGGCTCGACATCACGCTGAAGATCGGCGCCGACCGGACGACGGTGCAACTGATCTGGATGGGGCGCCCCGACGCCATCGGTCTAGAGCTGCGCGACGACCTCGAGCGCCTGGCCCGCCGGCCGCTGGTCCGCTCCACCGTCTCCCGGCAACCCGTCAGCCGCAAGGGCGGATTGCAGTCGATTTCGTTGAGCGACGTATCGACGCTGCAGCCCGCGTTCCGCCAGGATTCCGGAAGCCTCATTCCCAGACTGGACGGCGGCGACGACGTCAGTAAATCATTTCCCAAGAACCTGAAGGCGGCCCTCGCCGCCGGCCGCTTAACAGCGGCCGGATTGGCCGCAATCGAAACCGCTTGGAAGGCGTTCTCCGAAGCCTATTCGGCCGCGATTAAAGGCCTCAGGACCGACGGTCTGGCATCCGGATATCTGCTAGAGCAGTCGGAAAGCTACGGCGACCTGCTCCGCACGCTCGCGCAGCACGCCGCCGGCGACCTGAACCGGCGCGAGCTCTGGGAACCTGTTCTTGCGCTCGGCTGCGTCCCGGTGACCGGCGGAGCGCCCTCAGCGATTGTCGCCCCGTGGCATCCGCTGCGTCTCGCTGCAATGTCGGTGAAGGCCCGCTGCGTAGCGGGCCTGACCGCACACCTTCTCAACGCCGACGACGTGATTTTCGGGGATCCGCGGCTGTTCTTCGCCGATCTGCGGGACGAACTCGCCCACGCGTATTATCCGGAAATCGCCATCGCGCATCAGGGCGCCGAGCCGGTTCTCGTCACCGAGACCGGCACTCTCAACGACTACAGCCTGCTTGAGCGTCCGATCCGGGATCCCTCGGAGTCGTCCACCGACGTCGATCCCGCCGAGGCGGCCCGGCAGATCAGGGCGCTGCTCGAGCGCTATCTCGACCTTCAGCCGCACGAGCGGTCGAACCTGAGCATCATGCTTTACAATTGCGATGCGGCCGGACTTCCGATCGCGACCGTCAATGCGCTCGGATCGGTCCACGACGAGGACGAGATGCACTGCAACGTGCTCGTCCGCCATCGAGACCGCAAGAAGCTGAGCAAGGTGTACGGAGAACTGCTGGAGCGCCCGGAAGGCGATCCCGACACGCTCGTCGTCAGCGAGACTTCCCGAAACTTCATGTCGAAGCTCCGGATCGGCGTCATGCTCGACGGGGGCGGGGCCGCCGCCGAAAAGCACTCGGTGGACGTCGCGTTCCTGCACGACGTGGTGTCGCGTCAGGCCAAGCAGGAGTGGTTTTCGATTCCCGCGCCGGCAACGCTTCCGGACATTCTCGATCATGTGCCCGCGCGCTGGTCATATCGGCGCGTCACCGCCGAGGACGAACTCAAGGCTACGAGCTACCTGGTCTGTCCGCGCCAGCCGGCCGCCGGCTGGGCATATCTCGACGCCGTTGCCGCCGTAGTGCGGCAGCGCAGCGGTCCGGCGAACGAACATATGGTTCCGGCGCGCGAGATCTCGTTCCAGGAACAGAACCTGAAAGCAATGTTCGACGAGGTTCACGGCCTCGCGGAATGGGTCGCGACCTACGACGACCTGCTGGACAAGCGGCAGCTCATGGCGCAGGGCATCAGCGTGATCCGCTACAGGCGGCAGCGGACCCATGGCCGCAACATGATCGTCTCCTCGACGTCGGAGCTCAGGCTCCTCCACGTCCTAGTCAAGCGCCGGTTGAACGAATTGAGCCTCGGCTGCTCGGAGGACCAGCTTTCGGTGCTGGCGCAGCGCATGATCGACGACGCCTGCGGAATCTCCGGCGACATCGTGCTTCGCGCCGCGCGTCGCGGCGTGTCGGCAGGCGAACTCATCGGGCTCGTCCTGAGCCGAGCACTTGTCGCAGAGGAATTCGGCACGCAGGCGTCGGTCGCGTGGTTTCTCCTCGATGACTATGCAGAATGGCTCGGCCAGCGCGAGCAGGGCATTGCCGATATCCTCGCACTGAGCGTGGGAACAGGCGCGGACGGCAGGCCGACTTTGCGCGCCGTCGTCACGGAAGCGAAATACGTCTCGGCTGAGACGTCCGCGGACGCACGCAGGAGTTCAAAACAGCAACTGCGACAGACAGTACAACGCATCGAGGATGCCCTTTTCGGGGATCCCGGACGGCTGGATCGTGATCTCTGGCTGTCAAGGATTTCGGATCTTTTGCTGGACGGGACGACTGCGTTGGGACAGTCGTTGGCACTGGAAGCCGTGCGGGACGGGATGCGAAAGGGCGCTATCCCAATTGACTTGCGCGGTTACTCCCACGTCTTTGTCCACGGACCAACAGACTCCACCGTCGCGGGCGAGCAGGAGCTCATTCCAGACGTGCCCAACGGAATTCAGGAGATCTTCGGTCGCGAAGACCTACGAAAGCTCGTTAACGCCTATGAAGCACGATCGCCCTTGAGCGTCGCCCGGCAAGCTCTGGGTGCGGATCAGCCGTGGACGAACGAGAAGTTTCGCGAGCCGGCTCCGCGCGTGAGTTGGACGAACAAGACGATTGCGAGCACCGCGTCGACGCCCGATCCGGATGTGAAGCCCCAGCCTCCTACAGGCCCTGCACCCGACAGCCGGTCTGTCGGCGCGCCATCCATCGGCGGACAGCCGGGCGGCACGAAACCAGCGGGCGCCATCGCACCCGCGTCCAGCATCGCGACCCCGCCGTCCCCCGACGAAGCGGTCTTGGAAGACAAGGTAGTTTCTCAGGGGCCGATGGACATTCTGTCACTTATCGAAAGCCATACACGCGAGCAATCATCGACGACGCTGGCTGACCAGGCGTGGCTGGATGCAACAGCCCAAAAACTTCGCACTGCGCTTTTGGGTTACGGCCTGCAGGCCAAGATCGCCGGGACGCGGTTAACTCCCAATGCAGCGCTGATCCGGTTCTTCGGATCTGACCGGCTGAGAATGGAGGACATTCAAAATCGGGAATCCGCATTGCTGACGACGCACGGTCTGCGCCTAGTTGCGGTGTCGCCGCTTCCTGGCGAGATTGTGGTCGCAGTCGCACGTCAGCAGAGGCAGATCGTCTCGTTATGGGAGGTCTGGGGAAGACGCGAATTGAACCGGAACGCGGCGGGACAGAACACCTCTTTCGTGCTCGGCTTGAGGGAATTGGATGGCGAGATCCTATACTTGAATCTCGGCACCGCCTTCGGCGGGGCGCAATCGCATGATCCGCACACGCTCGTCGCCGGCGCGACGGGAAGCGGCAAGTCGGTTCTCATCCAGGCGATTATCCTAGACATCGCAGCCACCAATCCCAGTTCGCTGGCTCAAATCATTCTCATCGATCCGAAGATGGGTGTCGACTATGCCGCGATCGAGCGATTGCCTCACATCATTGGGGGCATCGTCATCGATCAGGGCCGCGCTCAGACTGAACTTGAAAGTCTGATAGACGAGATGGAGCGAAGGTACGAACTTTTCCGTGCCAGCGGTGCCCGCGACCTCCGTTCGTTCAATGCTGCCAAACATGCTCCGGAGCGGCTTCCGCTTCTATTCCTCGTGCACGACGAGTTCGCAGAGTGGATGCTGACGGAAACATACAAGGATGCCGTCGCGACGACCGTAC
- a CDS encoding hypothetical protein (product_source=Hypo-rule applied), which produces MEILPRPTSQDDSTGPQMWVDEAIWGHRLYDEQTPWLTMLEFLCVLHAEHIEGRALREATLNGLSYRPQQQLRLRNLLFNNPHIATVLATDQSDDAMWSTWLQLMQENAGGLDKPDFTYLRDRFESFQDFASIVFFLQSSAIEGGSNKRWSSKFVFPFGTNALYEDASIQGGGSSVSTDRRFFARTGEVLYLMLCRSARVDELRERLVNRLFAVKAPYDGLVKALQGDIQLARNDRAGAYLPCKTHQIFDRLAEDWLSILNLEIPIYDAIPHLVVMTGLHLLLYQLQRASEVLGRTERTTLVCEIVSPKRSVVRDLSADSFQRNNALPQEAIERFIRKICDTPEWQKAVESGEPVTNTLDLLTTHFDLPDDFIETDEVRGKPADVLDMLVERAITRHKQHVGKIHGTWARLIGLSSRRASRRVRYAPTDRLLKTLVVCCVDVRMEFKDFLALLYDRYGIVVGDHQGREFISTGAADQEDFSDNARRLEDRLASLGLLKRLSDSCAYVESPFKRKVLQ; this is translated from the coding sequence ATGGAAATCCTCCCGCGGCCCACCAGCCAGGACGACAGCACCGGCCCGCAAATGTGGGTGGACGAGGCGATCTGGGGCCACCGGCTCTACGACGAGCAGACCCCGTGGCTCACCATGCTAGAATTCCTCTGCGTCCTGCACGCGGAGCACATCGAGGGCCGCGCCCTGCGCGAAGCAACGCTGAACGGCCTGTCATACAGGCCGCAACAGCAGCTCCGTCTCCGCAACCTGCTGTTCAACAATCCGCACATCGCCACCGTGCTCGCCACCGACCAGTCCGACGACGCGATGTGGTCGACATGGCTGCAACTCATGCAGGAGAATGCCGGAGGCCTGGACAAACCTGACTTCACATACCTGCGGGACCGCTTCGAGAGCTTCCAGGACTTCGCGTCGATCGTGTTCTTCCTGCAGAGTTCGGCCATCGAGGGCGGAAGCAACAAGCGTTGGAGTTCGAAGTTCGTCTTCCCGTTCGGAACGAACGCGCTCTACGAGGACGCGAGCATCCAGGGAGGCGGTTCGAGCGTCTCGACGGACCGTCGCTTCTTCGCGCGGACCGGCGAAGTCCTCTACCTGATGCTCTGCCGCAGTGCGCGCGTGGACGAACTCCGGGAGCGGCTCGTGAACAGGCTGTTCGCCGTGAAGGCGCCGTACGACGGACTCGTGAAGGCGCTGCAGGGCGACATCCAGCTCGCCCGCAACGATCGCGCCGGCGCCTACCTGCCCTGCAAGACCCACCAGATATTCGACAGGCTGGCCGAGGACTGGCTGTCCATCCTCAACCTGGAGATCCCGATCTACGACGCGATCCCGCATCTCGTGGTGATGACCGGCCTGCATCTCTTGCTGTACCAGCTCCAGCGCGCATCCGAGGTGCTCGGCCGCACCGAGCGCACGACCCTTGTCTGCGAAATCGTGTCGCCGAAGCGGTCCGTGGTCAGGGATCTGTCCGCCGACTCGTTCCAGCGGAACAACGCCCTTCCGCAGGAGGCGATCGAGCGCTTCATACGGAAGATCTGCGACACCCCGGAATGGCAGAAGGCGGTGGAATCCGGCGAGCCGGTCACCAACACGCTCGACCTGCTGACCACGCATTTCGACCTGCCGGACGATTTCATCGAGACCGACGAGGTGCGCGGAAAACCGGCTGACGTGCTCGACATGCTTGTCGAGCGGGCGATCACGCGTCACAAGCAGCACGTCGGCAAGATCCACGGCACCTGGGCGCGGCTGATCGGCCTGTCCTCGCGCCGGGCGAGCCGCCGCGTGCGGTACGCGCCGACGGACCGGCTGCTGAAGACGCTTGTGGTGTGCTGCGTCGACGTCCGGATGGAATTTAAGGATTTCCTCGCTCTCCTGTACGACCGCTACGGCATCGTCGTCGGCGACCACCAGGGCCGGGAATTCATTTCGACAGGAGCCGCAGACCAGGAGGATTTCTCCGACAACGCCCGGCGCCTCGAAGACCGGCTCGCGAGCCTGGGCCTGCTCAAGCGTCTTTCGGACTCCTGCGCCTACGTCGAGAGCCCGTTCAAAAGGAAGGTTCTGCAGTGA
- a CDS encoding hypothetical protein (product_source=Hypo-rule applied; superfamily=52540), whose protein sequence is MAAAPESRWIRFLRNYGPIPTNDNMYDETIQRALRRLKIDPLVLPAQFLDNIVANFRSDNPQTEILTGTAGDGKTYHCREVWMALGGTAADWNRGEKVQTLPVDTRELVIIKDLSELRAEESSEILERMAADVVEADPPRVYLVAANHGQLLEKLKAAPQTERLVSMTRSVESLLVTGINPDPSVRLHLRDLSQAPASEMIGLIIDKMMSHAGWSECAACHLYGGADACPIVENRRRLQDASDGAVFQKRLTALVELSEQNGVHFPVRQLLALVTNILLGHPKARDGLMSCGQVPEIVAQQSLHLASIYRNVFGENLSARRAEKTDLFRKLNSFGIGSETSNRVDDLLVYGADDPDLHETYRALVLADPVYGGTPAYSQAQRAYLEGADAGARDEFLPMLRSQRQRLFFTLPENHESHFELWDLTVFRYGGTYLDMTRRLKAGEPAPRGVMPQIMRGLNRVFTGMLVQNQDELVLATSGSHSQSKTSPLLDEMVSVPRQQGEEVSLISAAKDGVSLRVRVSRGDDPGAIVLPLTPTRFEFLGRVAEGALPSSFSLECHEDLLAFKAKLLSATERRREIDEDDAPADGELMLRFIELGSDGRAGQRRVVVRI, encoded by the coding sequence ATGGCCGCAGCGCCGGAAAGTCGTTGGATCAGGTTTCTTCGAAATTACGGCCCGATTCCTACCAACGACAACATGTATGACGAAACGATACAGCGGGCCCTTCGCCGTCTGAAGATCGACCCCCTGGTGCTTCCCGCCCAATTCCTCGACAACATCGTGGCCAATTTCCGGTCCGACAATCCCCAGACCGAAATCCTCACTGGGACGGCGGGTGACGGCAAAACCTATCATTGCCGTGAGGTCTGGATGGCCTTGGGCGGCACTGCGGCCGATTGGAATCGCGGCGAGAAGGTCCAAACGCTCCCGGTGGATACCCGCGAACTCGTAATCATCAAGGACCTTAGCGAACTGAGGGCCGAAGAGAGCTCGGAAATCCTGGAGCGCATGGCCGCCGACGTGGTCGAGGCGGACCCGCCGCGCGTCTACCTGGTCGCGGCGAACCACGGCCAACTCCTGGAAAAGCTCAAGGCGGCGCCGCAAACCGAGCGGCTGGTGTCGATGACCAGGTCTGTCGAAAGCCTGCTCGTCACCGGCATCAACCCCGATCCGTCGGTCAGGCTGCACCTCAGGGACCTCAGCCAGGCCCCGGCGTCCGAAATGATCGGCCTGATCATCGACAAGATGATGTCCCACGCCGGCTGGAGCGAATGCGCCGCCTGTCACCTGTATGGCGGCGCCGACGCATGTCCCATCGTCGAAAACAGGCGCCGGCTGCAGGACGCCTCCGACGGCGCGGTCTTCCAGAAGCGATTGACTGCCCTGGTCGAACTGAGCGAACAGAACGGCGTCCACTTTCCCGTCCGTCAGTTGCTCGCCCTCGTCACGAACATCCTGCTCGGCCATCCCAAGGCGAGGGACGGGCTAATGTCCTGCGGGCAGGTCCCCGAGATCGTCGCGCAGCAGAGCCTCCATCTCGCGAGCATCTACCGCAACGTTTTCGGCGAAAACCTTTCGGCCCGACGCGCCGAGAAGACCGACCTGTTCCGGAAGCTCAACTCATTCGGGATCGGGTCCGAAACCAGCAACAGGGTCGACGACCTGCTGGTGTACGGCGCGGACGATCCCGACCTCCACGAAACCTACCGCGCCCTCGTGCTGGCAGATCCCGTCTACGGCGGTACGCCGGCATATTCCCAGGCGCAGCGCGCCTACCTCGAAGGAGCCGACGCCGGCGCGCGGGACGAATTCCTTCCCATGCTGAGGTCGCAGCGGCAGCGGCTTTTCTTCACGCTGCCCGAAAACCACGAAAGCCATTTCGAGCTCTGGGACCTGACCGTCTTCCGCTACGGCGGCACCTACCTCGACATGACGAGGCGCCTCAAGGCGGGCGAACCCGCCCCCCGGGGCGTGATGCCGCAGATCATGAGAGGGCTCAACCGGGTGTTCACAGGAATGCTGGTCCAGAACCAGGACGAACTGGTGCTCGCGACGTCGGGCAGCCACTCCCAGTCCAAGACGAGCCCGCTGCTCGATGAGATGGTGTCCGTTCCCCGCCAGCAGGGCGAGGAGGTCTCCCTCATTTCCGCGGCAAAGGACGGAGTGTCGCTGCGGGTGAGGGTGTCGCGCGGCGACGATCCGGGAGCCATCGTGCTCCCGTTGACGCCGACCCGTTTCGAGTTTCTCGGACGGGTCGCCGAAGGTGCGCTCCCGAGCAGCTTCTCGCTCGAGTGCCACGAAGACCTGCTTGCGTTCAAGGCGAAGCTCTTGAGCGCCACGGAACGCCGCCGCGAGATCGACGAGGACGACGCCCCGGCGGACGGCGAATTGATGCTGCGCTTCATCGAGCTCGGCAGCGACGGCAGGGCAGGCCAGCGGCGCGTCGTGGTCAGGATCTGA
- a CDS encoding hypothetical protein (product_source=Hypo-rule applied; superfamily=54373), translating to MKRSGNIGARIMAGENKRFVEDFANPHSWLMMADNLHEQATEIYEGRSRSAIITKVNANREILQQTRAIDKSVFLLGGFALENAIKAFLVYENPAWISNGRLSGKLRSHKLTGLQKLSKQIPYKKSYIHVLEAFEAGLDSWFRYPCALTVEETKEEGRLFDHLWDGYSKVMRAYGKKLGTLLDKGWNGPHDTYGRWTIQGPSLGYGTPLSKPYSAIQHPAKVETHKGRVLR from the coding sequence ATGAAACGATCGGGAAATATCGGGGCGAGGATTATGGCGGGCGAAAACAAACGGTTTGTTGAGGATTTCGCTAACCCCCATTCCTGGCTAATGATGGCGGACAATCTGCACGAACAGGCCACGGAGATCTATGAAGGCCGCAGCCGTTCGGCCATCATCACCAAGGTCAACGCGAACCGCGAAATCCTGCAGCAAACGAGAGCAATCGACAAATCGGTTTTCCTGCTCGGTGGATTCGCGCTCGAAAATGCGATTAAGGCCTTCCTTGTCTATGAAAATCCTGCATGGATATCTAACGGTCGTCTCTCTGGTAAGCTCAGATCGCACAAACTGACCGGGTTGCAGAAGTTATCGAAGCAAATCCCTTACAAGAAAAGTTACATCCACGTCCTCGAGGCATTTGAGGCCGGCCTGGATTCCTGGTTTCGCTACCCGTGCGCCCTTACGGTTGAAGAGACAAAGGAAGAAGGCCGCCTATTCGATCACCTGTGGGATGGCTACAGCAAAGTGATGCGCGCATACGGGAAGAAGCTCGGGACGCTGCTTGACAAAGGCTGGAATGGCCCACACGACACCTATGGCCGGTGGACAATCCAAGGGCCCTCCCTGGGGTATGGTACTCCGCTGTCGAAGCCCTACAGCGCAATCCAGCATCCGGCGAAGGTGGAGACGCACAAAGGACGGGTGCTCCGATAG